Proteins encoded within one genomic window of Mycolicibacterium aubagnense:
- a CDS encoding sunset domain-containing protein, with amino-acid sequence MTGLRTRGGWAGVGALSVAVALLMAPTAIATPESDAADVAISHTWDVAGGDTGELGAKDGDVYQVGAGYAQNFAGGKIYFTENTGAHLIYGAVLDKYQALGGAADSDLGFPTIDEGAGKASDSRNSTFSAADKPVIFWTPENGAWVVRGAINVAWDKLGGSAGTLGVPTADESWKGDVVSQPFTGGEVSWNSKTKAFTTTPADLAGQLSGLDVPGDATTAIAAARRAAGGPQGPLGDEQGAQYKVGDGVAQNFAGGSIFYSAATGAHAVTGDVLAKYRAAGGPQGDLGFPASNETDGGISPTSRVATFAAADNPTIFWTPDHGAFVVRGAMNVAWAKLGGAAGKLGAPTADQTVNGDVVSQKFTGGSISWNKSSHEFSTEPADLASQLSGVQVPSVDLPGGVSAQPEESGKWYQFHWWWLLAIIPLLLVVVGIAIAALLRRRRHADQDVLDEHDAYDYDDHEFGDGEYGDPQYVDDHGDTEYAAESAPESEHFDAPHGGPEFQSNPDVIDTAPTVYPDFTAEQPAGEAPAGESEAQPEDEAQPVDAGEPTEPEPVADEPADEPTASVQLPEALRRGGAAAGMTAAGLAGFAGLRHREPGDRVWAAPAAAETAASDSDVDEHADEHAPGSEEQVVDAERAEVPAGEPAGEPPAESRADATSAEDAVTAGPASGRHHALGAEEPETAQMSFRVATGAEPPEGYVIKANTKSGLYWVPDAPGYDDADVEIWFASEEFAVTNGFIRG; translated from the coding sequence ATGACCGGGCTGCGAACCCGTGGCGGATGGGCTGGTGTCGGTGCCCTATCGGTCGCGGTGGCATTGCTCATGGCTCCGACGGCGATCGCGACACCGGAAAGTGACGCCGCCGACGTGGCGATCTCGCATACCTGGGACGTCGCAGGCGGTGACACGGGTGAGTTGGGTGCGAAAGACGGTGACGTCTATCAGGTCGGCGCCGGCTATGCGCAGAACTTTGCGGGTGGAAAGATTTATTTCACCGAGAACACCGGTGCGCACCTGATTTACGGCGCAGTTCTCGACAAGTATCAAGCGCTGGGCGGTGCCGCTGACAGCGACCTCGGGTTCCCGACCATCGACGAGGGTGCCGGGAAGGCCTCCGACAGCCGGAACAGCACGTTCAGTGCGGCCGACAAGCCCGTCATCTTCTGGACGCCGGAAAACGGTGCATGGGTGGTGCGAGGCGCCATCAACGTGGCCTGGGACAAGCTCGGCGGGTCGGCGGGCACTCTCGGCGTACCCACCGCCGACGAGTCCTGGAAGGGCGACGTCGTCTCGCAGCCCTTCACCGGCGGTGAGGTGAGCTGGAACTCCAAGACCAAGGCATTCACCACCACACCCGCTGATCTGGCAGGCCAGCTGTCCGGGCTCGACGTGCCGGGCGACGCGACGACGGCCATCGCCGCGGCGCGGCGGGCCGCCGGTGGGCCGCAGGGGCCCCTCGGCGACGAGCAGGGTGCGCAGTACAAGGTCGGCGACGGCGTGGCGCAGAACTTCGCCGGCGGCTCCATCTTCTATTCGGCCGCCACCGGTGCCCACGCGGTCACGGGCGACGTGCTGGCCAAGTACCGCGCGGCCGGCGGGCCGCAGGGTGATCTCGGATTCCCGGCGAGCAACGAGACCGATGGCGGCATCTCGCCGACCAGCCGGGTTGCCACCTTCGCCGCGGCGGACAACCCGACCATCTTCTGGACCCCCGACCACGGCGCGTTCGTCGTCCGTGGCGCGATGAACGTCGCATGGGCCAAGCTCGGCGGCGCCGCCGGCAAGCTGGGCGCGCCGACCGCGGACCAGACGGTCAATGGCGACGTCGTCAGCCAGAAGTTCACGGGTGGGTCGATCTCGTGGAACAAGTCGAGCCACGAATTCAGTACCGAGCCGGCGGACCTGGCGTCGCAGTTGAGCGGTGTGCAGGTCCCCAGCGTCGATCTCCCGGGCGGCGTGAGCGCGCAGCCCGAGGAGTCCGGCAAGTGGTACCAGTTCCACTGGTGGTGGCTGCTGGCGATCATCCCGCTGTTGCTGGTGGTGGTGGGCATCGCGATCGCGGCGCTGCTGCGGCGACGGCGGCATGCCGACCAGGATGTTCTCGACGAGCACGATGCGTACGACTACGACGACCACGAGTTCGGTGACGGGGAGTACGGCGACCCGCAATACGTGGACGACCACGGCGACACCGAGTACGCCGCCGAGTCCGCTCCCGAGAGCGAGCATTTCGACGCACCGCACGGCGGGCCCGAATTCCAGAGCAACCCGGACGTCATCGACACCGCGCCGACGGTGTACCCCGATTTCACGGCGGAGCAACCTGCGGGCGAGGCGCCCGCGGGAGAGTCAGAGGCGCAGCCCGAGGATGAGGCCCAGCCTGTCGACGCCGGCGAGCCCACTGAGCCCGAGCCGGTCGCTGATGAACCCGCAGACGAGCCGACGGCATCGGTGCAGCTTCCCGAGGCTCTGCGCCGCGGTGGCGCGGCGGCGGGCATGACCGCGGCCGGGCTCGCGGGGTTCGCGGGCCTGCGGCATCGAGAACCCGGCGACCGCGTGTGGGCCGCACCGGCCGCCGCTGAGACCGCTGCCTCGGACTCGGACGTTGACGAGCACGCTGACGAGCACGCGCCCGGGTCCGAGGAGCAGGTCGTCGATGCTGAGCGGGCCGAGGTCCCTGCGGGCGAGCCGGCGGGCGAACCGCCGGCCGAGTCGCGCGCGGACGCCACGTCGGCGGAGGACGCCGTGACGGCCGGTCCGGCCAGTGGTAGGCACCACGCCCTGGGTGCGGAGGAGCCCGAGACCGCGCAGATGTCGTTCCGTGTCGCGACCGGCGCGGAACCGCCTGAAGGCTACGTCATCAAGGCCAACACGAAGTCGGGTCTGTACTGGGTGCCGGATGCGCCCGGATACGACGACGCCGACGTTGAAATCTGGTTCGCCAGTGAGGAATTCGCGGTCACCAACGGATTCATCCGAGGCTGA
- the dapF gene encoding diaminopimelate epimerase, translated as MRFSKGHGTQNDFVVLPDVEGELRLSASIVAALCDRRRGLGADGLLRVTKAGAAQNAGVFDRLPDGVAADDWYMDYRNADGSIAQMCGNGVRVFAHYLRASGLESRDEFVVGSLAGPRPVVLHGADAVNAEVTVEMGKARSFGPGKAVIAGRTFEGLAVDVGNPHLACVDASLNMAGLTALDVAAPVSFDADQFPEGVNVEVLTAPANGVVAMRVHERGVGETRSCGTGTVAAALAALNHTGADTGSLRVVIPGGEVYVTITEDTSFLRGPSVLLAHGELAAEWWHENEGNSDAAR; from the coding sequence GTGCGGTTTTCGAAAGGGCATGGCACCCAGAACGACTTCGTGGTGCTGCCCGATGTGGAAGGGGAACTGCGGCTCTCCGCTTCGATCGTCGCTGCGCTGTGTGACCGGCGCCGTGGGCTGGGGGCCGACGGCCTCCTGCGGGTGACCAAGGCCGGAGCCGCCCAGAACGCCGGCGTCTTCGACCGGCTTCCCGACGGGGTCGCCGCCGACGACTGGTACATGGACTACCGCAATGCCGACGGCTCCATCGCGCAGATGTGCGGCAACGGCGTCCGCGTCTTCGCGCACTACCTGCGTGCGTCCGGGCTGGAGTCCCGTGACGAATTCGTGGTCGGCTCGCTCGCCGGGCCGCGGCCGGTGGTGCTGCACGGCGCCGATGCGGTCAACGCCGAGGTCACAGTCGAGATGGGCAAGGCGCGGTCGTTCGGACCGGGCAAGGCCGTCATCGCCGGCCGCACCTTCGAGGGACTGGCGGTCGACGTCGGCAACCCGCACCTGGCCTGTGTCGACGCGTCGCTGAACATGGCCGGGCTGACCGCGCTCGATGTCGCGGCGCCGGTGTCTTTCGACGCCGACCAGTTCCCCGAGGGCGTCAACGTCGAGGTGCTCACCGCGCCCGCCAACGGCGTCGTGGCGATGCGGGTGCACGAGCGCGGGGTGGGGGAAACCCGCTCCTGCGGAACCGGAACCGTCGCTGCCGCGTTGGCAGCACTGAACCACACCGGCGCGGACACCGGCAGCCTGCGGGTGGTGATTCCCGGCGGCGAGGTCTACGTGACCATCACCGAGGACACCAGCTTCCTGCGCGGGCCGTCGGTGCTGTTGGCGCACGGTGAACTGGCCGCCGAGTGGTGGCACGAGAACGAAGGAAATTCAGATGCGGCCCGCTGA
- the hflX gene encoding GTPase HflX, with the protein MTSPFNPENIPSVGELALEDRAALRRVAGLSTELADISEVEYRQLRLERVVLVGVWTDGTSADADNSLAELAALAETAGSEVLEGLIQRRDKPDASTYIGSGKALELRETVLATGADTVICDGELSPAQLNSLEKVVKVKVIDRTALILDIFAQHATSREGKAQVSLAQMEYMLPRLRGWGESMSRQAGGRAGGAGGGVGTRGPGETKIETDRRRIRERMAKLRREIKDMKKIRDTQRHSRRASDTPSVAIVGYTNAGKSSLLNALTGAGVLVQNALFATLEPTTRRGQLDDGRPFTLTDTVGFVRHLPTQLVEAFRSTLEEVVDADLLVHVVDGSDADPLAQINAVRKVVGEVVAEYDIAAPRELLVVNKIDAAGDLALAHLRRALPDAVFVSAHTGEGLDRLRMRMCELIEPTDAAVDVTIPYDRGDLVARVHAEGRVEVAEHTADGTRIKGWVPMALAASLGEFVTA; encoded by the coding sequence ATGACCTCTCCTTTCAATCCCGAGAACATCCCTAGCGTCGGTGAACTAGCGCTCGAAGATCGTGCGGCACTGCGCCGCGTTGCCGGGCTGTCGACCGAACTCGCCGACATCTCCGAAGTCGAATACCGGCAACTGCGCCTCGAACGCGTGGTGCTGGTCGGCGTGTGGACCGACGGGACCTCGGCCGACGCCGACAACAGCCTGGCCGAGTTGGCCGCCCTGGCCGAGACCGCGGGCTCAGAGGTGCTCGAAGGCCTGATCCAGCGCCGTGACAAGCCGGACGCGTCGACGTACATCGGCTCCGGCAAGGCCCTGGAGCTCCGCGAGACCGTGCTCGCCACCGGCGCCGACACCGTCATCTGCGACGGTGAACTGAGCCCCGCGCAGCTGAACTCGCTGGAAAAAGTGGTGAAGGTCAAGGTCATCGACCGCACTGCGCTGATCCTCGACATCTTCGCCCAGCACGCCACCAGCCGGGAAGGCAAGGCCCAGGTGTCGCTGGCGCAGATGGAGTACATGCTGCCGCGGCTGCGCGGCTGGGGTGAGTCGATGTCGCGGCAGGCCGGTGGTCGCGCCGGTGGTGCCGGCGGCGGCGTGGGTACCCGTGGCCCCGGTGAAACCAAGATCGAGACCGACCGCCGACGGATCCGCGAGCGCATGGCGAAGCTGCGCCGCGAGATCAAGGACATGAAGAAGATTCGCGACACCCAGCGGCACAGTCGCCGGGCCAGCGACACCCCGTCGGTGGCGATCGTCGGCTACACCAATGCCGGCAAGTCCAGCCTGCTCAACGCCCTCACCGGCGCCGGAGTGCTGGTGCAGAACGCCCTGTTCGCCACCCTCGAGCCCACCACCCGCCGGGGTCAATTGGACGACGGCCGGCCGTTCACCCTGACCGATACCGTCGGGTTCGTTCGGCACCTGCCGACGCAGCTGGTCGAGGCGTTCCGGTCGACGCTGGAGGAGGTCGTCGACGCCGACCTACTGGTGCACGTGGTCGACGGCTCCGATGCCGACCCGCTGGCGCAGATCAACGCGGTACGCAAGGTCGTAGGCGAGGTCGTCGCCGAGTACGACATCGCCGCACCACGAGAGCTGTTGGTGGTCAACAAGATCGACGCCGCGGGTGATCTGGCGCTGGCGCACCTGCGACGCGCTTTGCCCGACGCGGTGTTTGTCTCGGCGCATACCGGTGAGGGTCTGGACCGGCTGCGGATGCGCATGTGCGAGCTGATCGAGCCGACCGACGCCGCCGTCGACGTGACCATCCCCTACGACCGGGGCGACCTCGTGGCCCGAGTGCACGCCGAAGGCCGCGTCGAGGTGGCCGAGCACACCGCCGACGGCACCCGGATCAAGGGCTGGGTACCGATGGCGCTGGCCGCCAGCCTCGGCGAGTTCGTCACCGCCTGA
- a CDS encoding DEAD/DEAH box helicase, with the protein MSEEQSSSFAELGVPEALVASLTRRGIAAPFPIQVSTLPDTLAGRDVLGRGRTGSGKTLAFSIPLVARLTGASRRPSRPTGLVLAPTRELATQIAATVEPLASAVGLKVTTIFGGVSQNRQVDALRGGVDIVIACPGRLEDLMKQKLVSLDAVQVTVLDEADHMADLGFLPGVTRILAATPAGGQRMLFSATLDNGVDKLVRRFLSNPITHSVDEIDAPPPAMTHHVFHVSGAAEKNALVHRLASGTGRRILFMRTKHQARKLARQLTEAGVPSVDLHGNLSQPARDRNLAAFSAGEARVLVATDIAARGVHVDEVELVVHVDPPAEHKAYLHRSGRTARAGSAGDVVTVVLPEQRKDAQQLLRKAGITARPQEVVADSAPVQALVGEIAPYRAPAPKEVPAPRGGNRPAKTATAGQPQRRRRSSGGLQAPGRAQSQSGRSQSGRSQSGRSQSGRTQSR; encoded by the coding sequence ATGTCTGAAGAACAATCGTCGTCGTTCGCTGAACTCGGCGTCCCCGAGGCGCTCGTCGCCTCGCTCACCCGCCGCGGTATCGCCGCGCCGTTCCCGATCCAGGTCAGCACCCTGCCTGACACCCTGGCCGGGCGGGACGTGCTCGGCCGCGGCCGCACGGGTAGTGGCAAGACGCTGGCCTTCTCCATCCCGCTGGTGGCCCGGCTGACGGGTGCCTCGCGGCGCCCGTCGCGCCCCACCGGCCTGGTGCTGGCACCCACCCGTGAGCTGGCCACCCAGATCGCCGCGACCGTCGAACCGCTGGCCTCCGCCGTCGGGCTCAAGGTCACGACCATCTTCGGTGGCGTCTCGCAGAACCGTCAGGTCGACGCGCTGCGGGGTGGCGTGGACATCGTCATCGCCTGCCCGGGCCGCCTTGAAGACCTCATGAAGCAGAAGCTCGTCAGCCTGGACGCGGTCCAGGTCACCGTGCTGGACGAGGCTGATCACATGGCCGACCTCGGCTTCCTGCCGGGCGTCACCCGCATTCTGGCGGCGACCCCGGCCGGCGGGCAACGCATGTTGTTCTCCGCGACCCTGGACAACGGCGTGGACAAGCTGGTCCGCCGCTTCCTGTCCAACCCGATCACGCACTCGGTCGACGAGATCGACGCACCGCCGCCGGCCATGACCCACCACGTGTTCCACGTCTCCGGCGCTGCGGAGAAGAACGCCCTGGTGCACCGGCTGGCGTCCGGCACCGGCCGCCGCATCCTGTTCATGCGCACCAAGCACCAGGCTCGCAAGCTGGCCCGCCAGCTGACCGAGGCCGGCGTGCCGTCGGTCGACCTGCACGGCAACCTCTCGCAGCCGGCCCGTGACCGCAACCTCGCGGCATTCAGCGCCGGCGAGGCGCGTGTGCTGGTGGCCACCGATATCGCGGCGCGTGGTGTCCACGTCGACGAGGTCGAACTGGTCGTGCACGTCGACCCGCCGGCCGAGCACAAGGCATACCTGCACCGTTCGGGCCGTACCGCCCGAGCGGGCAGCGCCGGCGACGTCGTCACCGTGGTGCTGCCGGAGCAGCGCAAGGACGCCCAGCAGCTGCTGCGCAAGGCCGGCATCACGGCCCGGCCGCAGGAAGTCGTCGCCGACTCGGCGCCGGTGCAGGCGCTGGTCGGCGAGATCGCGCCGTACCGGGCTCCCGCACCCAAGGAAGTGCCCGCGCCGCGCGGCGGCAACCGCCCGGCCAAGACGGCGACCGCGGGGCAGCCGCAGCGTCGTCGTCGCAGTTCTGGTGGTCTGCAGGCCCCCGGGCGCGCACAGTCGCAGTCGGGTCGTTCGCAGTCGGGTCGTTCGCAGTCAGGTCGTTCGCAGTCGGGACGCACCCAGTCCCGGTAG
- the lexA gene encoding transcriptional repressor LexA yields the protein MSDSTDTPDGTDRSPDAQSGGRSSSLTERQRTILDVIRASVTTRGYPPSIREIGDAVGLTSTSSVAHQLRTLEKKGYLRRDPNRPRAVDVRGSDETNGATITTDVAGSDALPEPTFVPVLGRIAAGGPILAEEAVEDVFPLPRELVGEGSLFLLKVVGESMIDAAICDGDWVVVRQQNVADNGDIVAAMIDGEATVKTFKRAKGQVWLMPHNPAFDPIPGNDAVILGKVVTVIRKI from the coding sequence ATGAGCGACAGCACCGACACCCCGGACGGCACCGATCGCAGCCCCGACGCCCAGTCGGGCGGCCGGTCCAGCAGTCTCACCGAACGTCAGCGGACCATCCTCGACGTCATCCGCGCCTCGGTGACCACGCGCGGCTACCCGCCCAGCATCCGCGAGATCGGCGATGCGGTGGGCCTGACCTCCACGTCATCTGTAGCCCACCAGCTGCGCACGCTGGAGAAGAAGGGCTATCTGCGCCGCGATCCGAACCGCCCGCGGGCCGTGGATGTCCGGGGCTCTGACGAGACGAACGGCGCCACCATCACCACCGATGTCGCCGGTTCGGACGCCCTGCCCGAACCGACTTTCGTGCCGGTGCTCGGCCGGATCGCCGCCGGCGGCCCGATCCTCGCCGAGGAAGCCGTCGAAGATGTATTCCCGCTCCCCCGCGAACTCGTGGGCGAGGGCTCATTGTTCCTGCTGAAGGTGGTCGGCGAGTCCATGATCGACGCCGCGATCTGCGACGGGGACTGGGTCGTCGTGCGGCAGCAGAACGTGGCCGACAACGGCGACATCGTCGCGGCGATGATCGACGGCGAAGCCACGGTCAAGACCTTCAAGCGCGCCAAGGGCCAGGTGTGGCTCATGCCGCACAACCCGGCCTTCGATCCGATCCCGGGCAATGACGCGGTCATCCTCGGCAAGGTCGTGACCGTCATCCGCAAGATCTGA
- a CDS encoding LysM peptidoglycan-binding domain-containing protein: MTVITREYPTDVVVRTVPRRADVNRHRQARLRPAGSRPSGAAFRHRGTGVLTSRASHRRNPVTPLTTVMLALVAAGITVWLGLVAQFGEAVQPTASAASVPAQLAVVRVQTGESIQQVARRVAPDAPVSAVVDRIKELNKLPSVALNAGQTLIAPVG; encoded by the coding sequence ATGACCGTCATCACCCGCGAGTACCCGACCGATGTCGTCGTCCGCACCGTGCCCCGGCGCGCCGACGTGAATCGTCACCGCCAGGCTCGGCTGCGGCCGGCCGGTTCCCGTCCCTCGGGCGCGGCATTCCGGCACCGGGGCACCGGTGTCTTGACCTCCCGTGCCTCACACCGGCGCAACCCGGTCACGCCGTTGACCACGGTGATGCTGGCCCTGGTCGCTGCGGGGATCACGGTGTGGCTGGGCCTGGTGGCACAGTTCGGGGAGGCTGTCCAGCCGACCGCATCGGCCGCGTCGGTGCCCGCGCAGCTCGCGGTGGTCCGGGTGCAGACCGGGGAGTCGATTCAGCAGGTCGCCCGGCGGGTGGCGCCCGACGCCCCTGTCAGTGCCGTCGTCGACCGCATCAAGGAGCTGAACAAGCTGCCGTCGGTGGCCCTGAACGCCGGGCAGACGCTGATTGCTCCGGTCGGCTGA
- the miaA gene encoding tRNA (adenosine(37)-N6)-dimethylallyltransferase MiaA encodes MRPIAVVGPTGTGKSALALDLAEQLGGEIVNADAMQLYRGMDIGTAKLTVPERRGIVHHQLDVLEVTDIATVANYQAAAAADIDAIAARGAVPVIVGGSMMYIQSLLDEWSFPATDAQVRARWEDRLAEVGVTALHGELARVDPEAAASILNTDGRRIVRALEVVELTGRPFAASAPQIGAPRWDTLIVGLDWDTEILDDRLQRRTDLMFASGLADEVVALQARGLRDGVTAARALGYAQVLTALEAGGDEAAMAEAKERTFIGTRRYVRRQRSWFRRDHRITWLAGDAEGNAAEVARIWRHVS; translated from the coding sequence GTGAGGCCCATCGCGGTCGTCGGCCCCACCGGGACCGGAAAGTCGGCGCTGGCGCTGGACCTCGCCGAGCAGTTGGGCGGCGAGATCGTGAACGCCGACGCCATGCAGCTCTACCGCGGCATGGACATCGGCACCGCCAAGCTGACGGTGCCCGAGCGGCGCGGCATCGTGCACCACCAGCTCGACGTCCTCGAGGTCACCGACATCGCGACCGTCGCGAACTATCAGGCCGCCGCGGCGGCCGACATCGACGCCATCGCCGCGCGCGGAGCTGTTCCGGTGATCGTCGGCGGCTCGATGATGTACATCCAATCGCTGCTCGACGAGTGGTCGTTCCCGGCGACCGACGCGCAGGTGCGGGCCCGCTGGGAGGACCGGCTGGCCGAGGTCGGCGTCACGGCCCTGCATGGTGAGCTGGCGCGCGTCGATCCGGAGGCCGCCGCGTCGATCCTCAACACCGACGGACGCCGGATCGTGCGGGCGCTGGAGGTCGTCGAACTCACCGGCCGGCCGTTCGCCGCGTCGGCACCCCAGATCGGTGCCCCACGGTGGGACACGCTCATCGTCGGATTGGACTGGGACACAGAGATTCTCGATGACCGTCTGCAGCGCCGCACCGACCTGATGTTCGCCTCGGGACTTGCCGATGAGGTGGTGGCCCTGCAGGCGCGGGGTCTGCGGGACGGGGTGACGGCAGCCCGGGCCCTCGGCTACGCGCAGGTGCTCACCGCACTGGAGGCCGGCGGTGACGAGGCCGCGATGGCCGAGGCGAAGGAGCGGACGTTCATCGGGACGCGCCGCTACGTCCGGCGGCAGCGCTCCTGGTTCCGACGCGATCACCGGATCACCTGGCTGGCAGGCGACGCGGAGGGGAACGCGGCCGAGGTCGCGCGAATCTGGCGCCACGTATCCTGA
- a CDS encoding acyl-CoA dehydrogenase family protein — translation MGVIKYDRTLFEPEHELFRESYRAFLHRHAEPYREEWEKAKIVDREVWREAGKQGFLGMAVPEEYGGGGNPDFRYNVIVSEETAAGRHSGLGFTLQNDVIAPYLLELTNEEQKRRWLPGFCSGELICAIAMTEPGTGSDLQGIKTRAVKDGDHYVLNGSKTFITNGIHADLVIVVACTDPDKGAQGFSLLVVERGMEGFERGRHLDKIGLDAQDTAELSFTDVRVPAENLLGVEGMGFIYLMQNLPQERISIAVMAAAAMEAVLESTLQYAKERKAFGKPIGSFQNSRFVLAELATEATAVRIMVDEFIRLHLDRKLTIDQAAMAKWYSTEVQVRLVDRCLQLHGGYGYMREYPIARAFLDSRIQTIYGGTTEIMKEIIGRGLGV, via the coding sequence ATGGGTGTCATCAAGTACGACCGCACGTTGTTCGAACCCGAGCACGAGCTGTTCCGGGAGTCCTACCGGGCGTTCCTGCACCGGCATGCCGAGCCCTACCGCGAGGAATGGGAGAAGGCCAAGATCGTCGACCGCGAGGTCTGGCGCGAGGCCGGTAAGCAAGGCTTTCTGGGTATGGCGGTGCCGGAGGAGTACGGCGGCGGCGGTAACCCGGACTTCCGCTACAACGTCATCGTCAGCGAGGAGACCGCGGCCGGACGGCACAGCGGTCTGGGCTTCACGCTGCAGAACGACGTCATCGCGCCGTATCTGCTCGAGCTCACCAACGAGGAGCAGAAGCGACGCTGGCTACCCGGGTTCTGCAGCGGCGAACTGATCTGTGCCATCGCCATGACCGAACCGGGCACCGGTAGTGACCTGCAGGGCATCAAGACCCGCGCGGTCAAAGACGGCGATCACTACGTCCTCAACGGCTCGAAGACGTTCATCACCAATGGCATTCACGCAGACCTGGTGATCGTGGTGGCATGCACGGACCCCGACAAGGGCGCGCAGGGCTTCAGCCTGCTGGTGGTCGAGCGCGGTATGGAGGGTTTCGAACGCGGCCGTCATCTCGACAAGATCGGCCTCGATGCGCAGGACACCGCGGAATTGTCGTTCACAGACGTCAGAGTTCCGGCCGAGAACCTGCTCGGGGTCGAGGGCATGGGATTCATCTATCTGATGCAGAATCTGCCTCAGGAGCGCATTTCCATCGCCGTGATGGCCGCCGCGGCCATGGAGGCCGTTCTGGAATCGACATTGCAATACGCCAAGGAGCGTAAAGCGTTCGGCAAGCCCATCGGCAGCTTCCAGAACAGCCGATTCGTGTTGGCCGAACTGGCGACAGAGGCCACCGCGGTGCGAATCATGGTCGACGAGTTCATTCGTCTGCATCTCGATCGGAAGCTGACAATCGACCAGGCGGCGATGGCCAAATGGTATTCGACAGAGGTGCAGGTCCGTCTGGTCGACCGGTGTCTGCAGTTGCACGGCGGCTACGGCTATATGCGCGAATATCCCATTGCGCGGGCATTCCTGGACTCGCGGATCCAGACGATCTACGGCGGCACCACCGAGATCATGAAGGAGATCATCGGCCGCGGATTGGGCGTTTAA
- a CDS encoding PE-PPE domain-containing protein has protein sequence MRTFGRTIPAAVAVMLTVLSTVLLGVVSMVTAAFTLAATALIVPGTGTPNANIVVGYNQNADNYYIAPFNPLCTQANNCTLTGINYPAQFWPFPFAGWGGLSGAKWDVSTGEGIANLDTALMAALPTATTANPVVVFGYSQGGNIVSREKSTLSGLTDAQKAALSFVMIGNTNRPNGGLFERLAFLGTVPILDATFGLPAPTNTGIKTTDIAFEYDGVSDFPLYPVNLLADLNAIAGFWYTHGTYLSPNANSSAGEIPDLQYTPAELNAALTDPKNQTVYGDTTYITIPTKTLPLVRPFLEFGGFTHTSFIINPLVDLVSPVLRVLIDTGYDRSLSPGVPAPFRLIPLINPITLTVDLVNAAGEGIKAAISDITGGKVQLPIAATTPAPAPTTVAALTGSSAPKAVSATPTGDSKLAAVTSSKQSTNPDPKGTDPKNSGTRTPDTTATNTKTTDATTPDTKTTDTTTPDTKTSDTKTTDTKDTTDPKHGTDPTTSQGPAKDGQAGGTDKVKKPKKDTTVKTPKPVQPAAEKADQPAKAAA, from the coding sequence ATGCGCACTTTCGGACGCACCATCCCCGCAGCCGTGGCCGTGATGCTGACGGTGCTGAGCACCGTTCTGCTCGGTGTGGTGTCGATGGTCACGGCGGCGTTCACGCTTGCCGCGACCGCACTGATCGTCCCGGGCACCGGCACGCCGAACGCCAACATCGTGGTCGGCTACAACCAGAACGCCGACAACTACTACATCGCCCCGTTCAACCCGCTGTGCACGCAGGCCAACAACTGCACGCTCACCGGTATCAACTACCCCGCCCAGTTCTGGCCGTTCCCGTTCGCCGGTTGGGGCGGTCTGTCCGGCGCCAAGTGGGACGTCTCGACCGGTGAAGGCATCGCCAACCTCGATACCGCACTGATGGCGGCGCTCCCGACGGCGACGACCGCCAACCCCGTCGTCGTCTTCGGCTACTCGCAGGGCGGCAACATCGTGAGCCGGGAGAAGTCCACCCTGTCCGGCCTGACCGACGCCCAGAAGGCCGCGTTGTCCTTCGTGATGATCGGCAACACCAACCGGCCCAACGGCGGCCTGTTCGAACGCCTCGCCTTCCTGGGCACGGTGCCGATCCTGGACGCCACGTTCGGCCTGCCGGCGCCCACCAACACCGGCATCAAGACCACCGACATCGCGTTCGAGTACGACGGCGTCTCCGACTTCCCGCTGTACCCCGTCAACCTGCTCGCCGACCTCAACGCCATCGCCGGTTTCTGGTACACCCACGGCACCTACCTGTCACCGAACGCCAACAGCAGTGCCGGCGAGATTCCCGACCTCCAATACACCCCGGCAGAGCTGAACGCAGCCCTCACGGACCCGAAGAACCAGACCGTGTACGGCGACACCACCTACATCACCATCCCGACCAAGACGCTGCCTCTGGTGCGGCCGTTCCTGGAATTCGGCGGCTTCACCCACACCAGCTTCATCATCAATCCATTGGTCGACCTGGTCTCCCCCGTGCTGCGCGTCCTCATCGACACCGGCTACGACCGCAGCCTGAGTCCCGGCGTCCCGGCCCCGTTCCGGTTGATCCCGCTGATCAATCCGATCACGCTGACGGTGGACCTGGTCAACGCCGCAGGCGAGGGCATCAAGGCCGCGATCAGCGACATCACCGGCGGCAAGGTGCAGCTTCCGATCGCCGCGACAACCCCAGCCCCGGCACCAACGACGGTCGCGGCCCTGACCGGGTCGAGCGCGCCGAAGGCGGTGTCCGCCACCCCGACCGGCGACAGCAAGCTCGCAGCCGTCACTAGCTCGAAGCAGTCGACGAACCCCGATCCCAAGGGCACCGACCCCAAGAACAGCGGCACCAGGACCCCGGACACCACAGCCACAAACACGAAGACAACTGACGCCACGACGCCGGATACCAAGACCACCGACACCACGACGCCGGATACCAAGACATCTGACACCAAGACCACCGACACCAAGGACACGACCGACCCCAAGCACGGCACCGACCCGACCACCAGCCAGGGCCCGGCGAAGGACGGTCAGGCCGGCGGCACCGACAAGGTCAAGAAGCCAAAGAAGGACACGACGGTCAAGACCCCCAAGCCTGTGCAGCCGGCCGCCGAGAAGGCGGACCAGCCGGCCAAGGCTGCCGCCTGA